One Cumulibacter manganitolerans genomic window, GCGTAACCGACGACGAACGAGGGGACACCATCGTGATCGATCGTGCCGAGGTCCTCGACCGATTCGGGGCCGTGGTGGACGGCGTGACCGACTGGGACGCGCCCACTCCCGTGGCGGAGTGGCGCGCCCGCGACGTCGTCGGTCACCTCACGACCTGGCTGCCGGGTTTTCTGCAGGGCGCGGGCTTCCCGCTCGACACGCCCCCGGACGACGTGCCGCCGCCGGCCGCGTGGGCGCAGCACCGGGCGGCGGTCGAGCGGCTGCTGGCCCAGCACGGTGACGAGCCGCTGCAGCACCCGATGACGCCCGGGGACGGGACCCTCGCCGAGGGCGTCGATCGGTTCTACACCGCCGACGTATTCATGCACACGTGGGACCTCGCCCGCGCGAGCGGTCAGGATCCGCGGCTGGACGAGCAGAGCGCCTCGGAGCTGCTGTCCGGGCTACGGGCGGCGGGGCCGGCGCTGCACGAGTCCGGCCAGTTCGGCCGCCCGCGCGACGTACCGGAGGACGCGCCCGTCACCGACCGGCTGATGGCGTTCATCGGCCGGGACCCCCGGCTGGCGCTGAGCCCGCGTGCGGCACGCTACGGCTTGAACCCCATCGACCTGCGCAGCTGCGCGAGCCGGTCCTGGCCGGCTCGCTTGAGCGCGGCCACGTCGTCGGTCTCGTGGCGGCCGCGATCGGACTCGCTGTCGAGCACCTCGTTGCCGTCCGCCATCGCCGCGCGGCGGTGGATCCGCTCGGCCACGGCGTCGAAGGTCGGGGTGCCGCCGGCGGTGTAGTAGTCCGCCGGCAGCGGCGACTGCGGCAGCGCCAGATCGTCCGTGTCGTTCGGCGGGGTGGTCGGTGCCGTCGGAGCGCCCTGTGTCGGAGCGGCCGCCGTGGGGGCCGCCGGGGCCACGGCCTTTGTCTGCACCAGCTGGATCGGATTGCCGTCCGGATCGGCGATCCAGGCGACGCGCAGCCGGCCGAGCCAGTCGTGCGGAGCGCTGAGCGCCGGCGCCCCGGCAGCGGTGAGCCGCGCGACGTCGGCGTCGGTGTCCGTACTGGTCAGCACCAGCTCCACGCGGTGGCCGCCGAGGTCGGGCGTCAGCCCGTGGTCCGCGCGCGCCGCGTCCGCGTCGGCGATCCCGAGGGTGAACCCGTCCAGCGTCATCTCGACGTGCCGGACCGTCCCCGTCGCGGGGTGCCGGAACGTCTCGTGGAACCCCAGGCTGGCGTAGAACGCGCGCAGCCGAGCAACGTCGTCCGTGTACAGGTTGATCTGCGGGCTCCCGAACGTCATGGCCCCAGCCTAGGCGCGACCGGCGGCGTCCGGGACGCGCTGGAGCAGGCTCGGCGCGGTTTGCGAGAATGGCGGCACTATCCCCACGGAAGGACAGCGGATCGTATGTCGACCAAGACGGTGCAGGGCAACTACTTCGAGGACTTCGCGGTCGGGCAGGAGCTCGTGCACGCCACGCCGCGCACCGTGACCGAGGGCGACATCGCGCTGTACACCGCGCTCTACGGCCCGCGGTTCGCCGCCACCTCGGCCGCGACGTTCGCCCAGTCGATGGGGTTCGACCGGATGCCGGTCGACAGCCTGCTCGCCTTCCATATCGTCTTCGGCAAGTCGGTCCCGGAGGTGTCGCTGAACGCGGTCGCGAACCTCGGGTACGCCGCCGGCGTGTACGGCGCACCCGTGTACCCCGGTGACACGCTGACCACGACGTCCACGGTGATCGGGCTCAAGCCCAACAGCAACGGCAAGTCCGGCAACGTCTACGTCCGGTCCGTCGGCAGGAACCAGCGCGGCGAGACTGTCCTGGAGTACGTGCGCTGGGTGATGGTGCGCAAGCGCGACGAGTCCGCCGAGGTGCCCGCCGCGCAGCTGCCCGAGCTGCCGGACGCCGTGGACGCCGCGGCGCTGCAGGTGCCGTTCACCGTCGACACCGCGGCGTACGACACGGTGCTCGCCGGCAGTGACTTCCTGTGGGAGGACTACGAGGCGGGTGAGCGCATCGACCACGTCGACGGCATGACGATCGAGGAGTCCGATCACATGCTCGCCACCCGGCTGTACCAGAACACCGCCAAGGTGCACTTCAACCAGCACGCGCAGGCCCAGGAGAAGATCGGGCGCCGGCTCATCTACGGCGGCCACATCATCAGCCTCGCCCGGGCGCTGTCGTTCAACGGGCTGGCGAACGCGCAGCTCATCGTCGCGATCAACGGCGGAACGCACGCCAACCCGACCTTCGCCGGTGACACCGTGTACGCCTGGTCCGAGGTGCTCGAGAAGATCGAGCTGCCGGGCCGCACGGACGTCGGGGCGTTGCGCGTCCGCACCGTCGCGACCAAGGACCTCCCGACCGCAGAGTTCCCGTACAAGGGCGAGGACGGCAAGTACCTGCCGAACGTCGTGCTCGATTTCGATTACACCGTCGTGATGCCGCGTCGCGGCTAAGGAGGCAGCATGAGCGAGAACGCCGAGATCGCGCCGATCTGGGGGCGCGTCGAGGAGATCAAGCAGAACCTCGAGAACCTGTCGATCGATCAGGTCGCGGACGAGATGGACGCCGGGGACGAGCGGTTGCTGGTCGTCGACATCCGCGAGATCCAGGAGCGGGTCGACTCCGGCGCGATACCGGGCTCGGTGCACGTGCCGCGCGGGATGCTGGAGTTCTGGGCCGATCCGGCCTCGCCGTACTACCGCGACTACTTCACCGCCGACCGGCGCATCGTGCTGTACTGCGCGGGGGGCGGGCGGTCGGCGCTCGCCGCGCAAGCGCTCAAGGACATGGGGTTCCCGGACGTGGCGCACGTCGAGGAGGGCTTCACCGGCTGGGCCAAGGCCGGCCGGCCCGTCGAGGACGCCGCCGCGACCAGCCGCTGGGTCCGCCGCGACCGCTAGCCGCTGCATCGGTCATCAGGTCAGGCTCCTTCGACGGTCGTCGGGTCGTTCCCCTTTCACGTCGTCGAACCGGTTCACCTTCCCGGTCGTCGAGCTGGTTCACCCTCACGGTCGTCGAGCGAGCCGGAGCGCCAGCGGAGGCGACGTCGAGACGTGGTGCGCCGTCCTGTCGGCTTGCGGCGTCTCGACGTCGCTCGTTCCTCGCTCGCTCGACGACCGTGGGGAAGCTCGCTCGTCGGTGGGGTCGCTCGACGACCGGGGGGAAGCTCGCTGGTCGGTGGGGTCGCTCGGCGACCGTGGGGTGGCCGGCGTCGGGTTGGGGTGGGTCGGATGCCGCGACCCGCTGCGGTGCGCCGTGTCCGGGCGGCGCGCCCTTCGACGGTCGTCGAGCGTAGGGGTCCTTTCCCGGTCGTCGGGTCGTTTTCCTTTCGCGGTCGTCGAGCTGGTTCACCCTCACGGTCGTCGAGCGAGCCGGAGCGCCAGCGGAGGCGACGTCGAGACGTGGTGCGCCGTCCTGTCGGCTTGCGGCGTCTCGACGTCGCTCGTTCCTCGCTCGCTCGACGACCGTGGGGAAGCTCGCTCGTCGGGTGGCTGCCCTCGTGGACGTCGGCAGCTAGGCGCGTTCGAGGAGTACGAGCACCTCGTGGTGCCAGGTCTGCGGGAACATGTCGAAAAGCCGCGCCCGTGCGGGCCGCAGTGACGGCATGCGGTCCAGGTCGCGCGCCAGCGACTCGGCGTTGCACGAGGAGTACAGGACCGTGCGGACGTCGCCGCCGTCCAGGAGGCCGGCGAGCTCGCCGATACCGCGCCGCGGCGGATTCACCACGATCAGGTCCGCACCACGGTGCCGGGCGGCGTACTCGGTCGCGTCGCCGACCACGAACTCCAGCTCACCCGGCAGCCCGGCGGCGCTGATCCGCGCGCTCGCGATCGCCTCCGCCGAGCTCTCCACGCCGACGACGCGCCTGCCCGGCGCGGCAAGGTGCAGCCCGAAGCCTCCGACGCCGCAGTACAGATCCCAGACATGGGCGGCACCCGCGTCGTGCGACCAGGTCACGGCCTGGGCGTACAGCGCGTCGGCGACCGCCGTGTTGGTCTGGAAGAACGATTGCGGCCGCAGGTGCACGGTGATCGCCGACAGCGGCATCGGCATGGTCTGTTGCGCGGTGAGCGGGATCTCCAGATCGCCCTCGAGCACCGCGCGGTGCTCCGGCAGGATGTTGACCGAGACGACGTGCAGCTGCGGGAGCGCCGCACGCAGCGCCGGTAGGTGCTTGCGGATGCGGGCGACCGCCTCCTGCGAGCGCAGCACGAACCGAAGCATCAGCTCGCCGGTCGGCGACCTGGTGACCAGCAGGTTCTTGAGCTCGCCGCGCCGCGTCGAGAGCCGGTACGGCTCGATCGCGGCGAGCGTGACGAACTCCGCGAGGCGCGGCAGGACCTCCCGCAGCCCGGGCTCGTGGATCCCGCAGTCACGCAGATCGACGCCGGCGCCGTCACGGTCGAGCAACCCCAGCGTCGGCGCGGTGGTCGTGCCGCCCACCGCGAGCTTGGCCTTGTTGCGGAACCCCGACTCCGGACCCGCGAACGGCGTCGCCCACGCGTCGTCGGGGACCTGCGCGGCCAGCAGGCGGCGCACCCGGGCGTCCTTCTCCGCGAGCTGGACGTCGTACGGCGTGCCCATGAGGGTGCACGAACGGCATCGGGCGGAGTCGAAGTAGTCGCACTGCATGGCTCCACCAGGGTACGGCCCGGTCGTAGGCTGAGCGCATGAGTGTTGAGGTGAAGCTGGCGGACCTGGGCACGGCGCTCGAGGACTTCGACGTGGCGTACCTGCTGAGCGTCGGCGGCGGCCGCGTGAAGGTGGTCTGCGTCGACGTGCGGGTGGACGGCGACGTGCTGGTCATCCCGACCGCGAGCAAGGGGACGCTGCGCAACCTCGAGGGGAACGATGCCGTCACGGTGCTCTGCCCGCCGCGGGAGCCCCGAGGGCTGAGCCTCATCGTCGACGGCACCGCGGCGCCCGACGGCGACGGGTTCGTGGTACGCCCGGCCAGCGCGATCCTGCACAGGCCGGCCACGCACGCCGACGGGCCGGTCGGCTCGGCTTCCTGCGACAACGACTGCCGTCCGGTCGGCTGACCTACCTGCGGTCGTCGGCGAGCAGGCCGCCGGCGATCCAGCCGATCGCCATCGCCGGGGCCGCGGTCGCCCCGCTGGTGTGGAACGGCAGGATGGACAGATCCGCCACGCGCAGGCCCTCGGTGCCGCGCACCCGCAGCCGCTCGTCGACGACGTCCGCGGCCTGCGGGCCCATGGCGGCCGAGCCGACCGCGTGGTACACCGACAGCGCGGTCGGCGCGGGGGACACCCGCGCCGGATCGGCCACCCCCGCCAATGGATCGGTCGCGGCGAGGTCCTGCAGCAGCCGCCCGATCTCATCGTCGGCCGCCACGTCGTCGGCGCTCCGTGGAGCGAGCTCGATCAGCGCAGGGCCGTCGGGATCCGCCGCGCGCACATGGATGCGGGCCGTCGACGACGGCTTGATCCGATAACCGCCCAGGAGCACCGCGGGGTGCCGCGCCGGGCGCAGCCGCCCGCCCTCGTCCAGACCGAACGGCGCGGCCACGAGCTGCGCGCCGCCCGAGGTCGTTTCCGCGATGGCGGCAACGTCGTACGCCGGACGCGCCAGCGCCCCACCGCGGTCGACGGCATAACGGGCTGCCTGGCGGGCCAGCGCGAGGAGGGACCGGAGCTCGCTCGCTCCGCCGACCGGCTCGCGCAGCGGGATCTGCAGAGCCTGGCCGCGCTGCTCCCGCACGTTCTCTCCGACGTTCGGGCTCGGCACCCGGACGTCGATACCCGCCGCGCGCAGCCGCGCGGGATCGCCGACCCCGGACCGCTCCAGCAGCAGCGGCGTCTCGATCGTCCCGGCGCACAGGATGACCGTGCGGCCGGTCAGCTCGCCCATGCCGCCGTTCCGCTCGGCGCGGACTCCGGTCACCCTGGTGCCCTTCCACAGCAAGGATCGAGCGCTCGTGCCGGTCAGCACACGGACGTTCCCGCGCCGGCGGGCCGGCTCCAGCAGCGCCCGGGCGGCACTCATCCGGCGACCGCCGGAGATCGTCGCCGGGGTCGCACCGGACCGCGGTCCGCCCGCCGCGTTGAGATCGTCCACCCGGTGCATCCCGCGCGACTCCACCGTCTCCAGGAGCAGCTCGTCGAGCGGGTTCAGCGTCGAGCGGGTGGGCCGCACGAAGCGGCGCTCGAGCTCCTCGAACGCCTCCTCAAGCACCGCCCAGCCCCAGCCGGGGTTCCCGCCCGACTCGAGGTCGTCGTACGCCGCGGGTGCCCCGCGCAGGTACATCATCCCGTTGAGCGCCGTCGACCCGCCGAGCCCGCGGCCCCGGACCCAGTAGCTCGCCTCGCCGCCCGGTGCTGCGCGCACCGGGTAGCTCTGCAGGAGCTCGGACTCGAGAGCGAACGGGAAGGCCCGCGGGACGACGGTCGAGGGACGTCGTGTCGCGCCGCCCGCCTCGAGCACCAGCACCTGCACGGTGGGGTCCTCGCCGAGCCGGGCGGCCAGCGCGCAGCCGGCCGCAC contains:
- a CDS encoding TIGR03086 family metal-binding protein, giving the protein MIDRAEVLDRFGAVVDGVTDWDAPTPVAEWRARDVVGHLTTWLPGFLQGAGFPLDTPPDDVPPPAAWAQHRAAVERLLAQHGDEPLQHPMTPGDGTLAEGVDRFYTADVFMHTWDLARASGQDPRLDEQSASELLSGLRAAGPALHESGQFGRPRDVPEDAPVTDRLMAFIGRDPRLALSPRAARYGLNPIDLRSCASRSWPARLSAATSSVSWRPRSDSLSSTSLPSAIAARRWIRSATASKVGVPPAV
- a CDS encoding MaoC family dehydratase, which encodes MSTKTVQGNYFEDFAVGQELVHATPRTVTEGDIALYTALYGPRFAATSAATFAQSMGFDRMPVDSLLAFHIVFGKSVPEVSLNAVANLGYAAGVYGAPVYPGDTLTTTSTVIGLKPNSNGKSGNVYVRSVGRNQRGETVLEYVRWVMVRKRDESAEVPAAQLPELPDAVDAAALQVPFTVDTAAYDTVLAGSDFLWEDYEAGERIDHVDGMTIEESDHMLATRLYQNTAKVHFNQHAQAQEKIGRRLIYGGHIISLARALSFNGLANAQLIVAINGGTHANPTFAGDTVYAWSEVLEKIELPGRTDVGALRVRTVATKDLPTAEFPYKGEDGKYLPNVVLDFDYTVVMPRRG
- a CDS encoding rhodanese-like domain-containing protein; translation: MSENAEIAPIWGRVEEIKQNLENLSIDQVADEMDAGDERLLVVDIREIQERVDSGAIPGSVHVPRGMLEFWADPASPYYRDYFTADRRIVLYCAGGGRSALAAQALKDMGFPDVAHVEEGFTGWAKAGRPVEDAAATSRWVRRDR
- a CDS encoding methyltransferase domain-containing protein, with the translated sequence MQCDYFDSARCRSCTLMGTPYDVQLAEKDARVRRLLAAQVPDDAWATPFAGPESGFRNKAKLAVGGTTTAPTLGLLDRDGAGVDLRDCGIHEPGLREVLPRLAEFVTLAAIEPYRLSTRRGELKNLLVTRSPTGELMLRFVLRSQEAVARIRKHLPALRAALPQLHVVSVNILPEHRAVLEGDLEIPLTAQQTMPMPLSAITVHLRPQSFFQTNTAVADALYAQAVTWSHDAGAAHVWDLYCGVGGFGLHLAAPGRRVVGVESSAEAIASARISAAGLPGELEFVVGDATEYAARHRGADLIVVNPPRRGIGELAGLLDGGDVRTVLYSSCNAESLARDLDRMPSLRPARARLFDMFPQTWHHEVLVLLERA
- a CDS encoding pyridoxamine 5'-phosphate oxidase, with the protein product MSVEVKLADLGTALEDFDVAYLLSVGGGRVKVVCVDVRVDGDVLVIPTASKGTLRNLEGNDAVTVLCPPREPRGLSLIVDGTAAPDGDGFVVRPASAILHRPATHADGPVGSASCDNDCRPVG
- a CDS encoding GMC family oxidoreductase, giving the protein MQVDYLIVGAGAAGCALAARLGEDPTVQVLVLEAGGATRRPSTVVPRAFPFALESELLQSYPVRAAPGGEASYWVRGRGLGGSTALNGMMYLRGAPAAYDDLESGGNPGWGWAVLEEAFEELERRFVRPTRSTLNPLDELLLETVESRGMHRVDDLNAAGGPRSGATPATISGGRRMSAARALLEPARRRGNVRVLTGTSARSLLWKGTRVTGVRAERNGGMGELTGRTVILCAGTIETPLLLERSGVGDPARLRAAGIDVRVPSPNVGENVREQRGQALQIPLREPVGGASELRSLLALARQAARYAVDRGGALARPAYDVAAIAETTSGGAQLVAAPFGLDEGGRLRPARHPAVLLGGYRIKPSSTARIHVRAADPDGPALIELAPRSADDVAADDEIGRLLQDLAATDPLAGVADPARVSPAPTALSVYHAVGSAAMGPQAADVVDERLRVRGTEGLRVADLSILPFHTSGATAAPAMAIGWIAGGLLADDRR